From the genome of Candidatus Electrothrix communis, one region includes:
- a CDS encoding cytochrome P460 family protein codes for MVKKIATGCFISGILLGCTFFAQPEKMPEPEAKAVWKHITDIHPFETWAFWPDHQGTYNSKGPHGPKHKIYVNKQALDSKGPPLQNGSMVVKYNLSPADEVKAITIMYKVQGYNPTKGDWFWAQYSPTGEVQEAGKSEKCIACHLNKAKNDYILVHEFDK; via the coding sequence ATGGTTAAAAAAATAGCCACAGGATGTTTTATCAGCGGCATATTGTTGGGTTGCACCTTTTTCGCTCAGCCGGAAAAAATGCCGGAACCGGAGGCCAAAGCGGTGTGGAAGCACATCACCGACATTCATCCATTTGAAACATGGGCATTCTGGCCGGATCATCAGGGGACGTACAACAGCAAAGGCCCGCACGGACCGAAGCATAAAATATATGTCAACAAACAGGCTTTGGATTCAAAAGGCCCACCGCTTCAAAACGGGTCAATGGTGGTTAAATATAATTTGAGTCCGGCAGATGAAGTGAAGGCAATCACAATTATGTACAAAGTACAAGGATACAACCCGACTAAAGGTGACTGGTTCTGGGCCCAATACAGCCCGACCGGCGAAGTGCAGGAGGCGGGTAAATCTGAAAAATGCATAGCCTGCCACCTCAATAAAGCCAAAAATGACTATATCCTGGTTCATGAGTTTGACAAGTAA
- a CDS encoding class GN sortase yields MKINWSWKIILFPAIVGMICFGNGLWIHGKALLAQVLLQRAWAQTQVRGESVKPWPWADTWPVARLRTEKYNQDLIVLAGQSGQALAFGPGMLEVGGKPGQPGFCILAAHRDTHFSFLRRVQVGDVFTLEDRQGRLWQYRVNGMTIRQAAELYLEPQESSQLALVTCYPSQALSSGTRQRYVVLADRI; encoded by the coding sequence ATGAAGATAAACTGGTCATGGAAAATTATCCTTTTCCCTGCAATCGTCGGGATGATCTGTTTTGGTAACGGGCTGTGGATACACGGCAAGGCCCTTTTGGCTCAAGTGCTCCTCCAACGGGCGTGGGCGCAGACCCAGGTTCGGGGAGAATCGGTTAAACCGTGGCCTTGGGCTGATACCTGGCCAGTGGCGAGACTGCGCACAGAAAAATATAATCAGGATCTTATCGTGCTTGCAGGGCAGTCTGGTCAGGCCCTTGCCTTCGGGCCGGGCATGCTGGAAGTAGGGGGCAAACCGGGGCAGCCGGGATTTTGTATTCTGGCTGCCCACCGGGATACCCATTTCAGCTTTCTTCGCAGGGTGCAAGTAGGAGATGTTTTTACCTTGGAGGATAGGCAGGGCAGGCTATGGCAATATCGGGTTAATGGGATGACAATACGTCAGGCCGCAGAGCTTTATCTGGAGCCGCAAGAAAGTTCACAGTTAGCCTTGGTCACCTGTTATCCTTCTCAGGCCCTGAGTTCAGGCACCCGTCAGCGCTACGTTGTTCTGGCAGACAGGATATAG
- a CDS encoding CAP domain-containing protein produces the protein MEIKPRKLNLHSRLTLTGTLCLLLSVTGGTSNAAEGQKAVDSVAITTAHNQWRSKTGVPDLKWSDELAEASQKWAQHLTENGCHPGHSGGKYGENIYIAGPATSSDGSTKMQNITAQNVVDKWGDEIKDYDYSDNSCHDVCGHYTQVVWKATTEVGCGMATCEDKSQIWVCQYTPAGNMVGEKPY, from the coding sequence ATGGAAATAAAACCAAGAAAATTGAATCTTCACAGCAGATTGACTCTGACAGGGACGCTTTGCCTCCTGCTTTCTGTGACTGGAGGAACAAGCAACGCGGCTGAAGGGCAAAAAGCTGTTGATTCCGTAGCAATAACCACCGCTCATAACCAATGGCGTTCCAAAACCGGTGTCCCGGATCTCAAATGGTCGGACGAATTAGCCGAAGCCTCTCAAAAATGGGCGCAACACCTGACTGAAAACGGTTGTCACCCCGGACATAGTGGGGGAAAATACGGAGAAAATATTTACATAGCTGGCCCGGCTACCAGCTCCGACGGCAGCACAAAAATGCAGAACATAACAGCGCAGAACGTCGTCGACAAATGGGGCGATGAAATTAAAGACTATGATTACAGCGACAACAGCTGCCACGACGTCTGCGGACATTATACCCAGGTCGTTTGGAAGGCCACGACGGAAGTCGGTTGCGGCATGGCGACCTGCGAGGATAAATCGCAAATTTGGGTGTGCCAATATACTCCAGCAGGTAATATGGTCGGTGAGAAGCCTTATTAA
- a CDS encoding ATP-binding protein yields the protein MRFSLRLKLALLSLLLLLFPLLGMRLNNTLKNSLIISQQETLSLTAQAVSAALTDRNDLFDREQFHGLNQDRDLYLFQLSNTIRLDGQLDDWRPELAEAEEFAREHLISSEGNYVLKSLNFRHLAGKQDKYLYALFDVQDDHVIYRSKNSLRLDRSDHLQIIIGDDIGQRKYLMTAYEPGWVNGFLMPDVPIKFPVSEQRIQGVWNQTDSGYILEIRIHLELLGNKLAFTIADIDDVASRDIKALIGTSNLKEDKAPGLLLTTSTPIEAILKSLDRPYARIRIVDRNQRVRAQVGSLRTSEIPNKEQADKLSGRINELMRPLYRFFINPFLTEFKDQVSQPTELDLQGIREGLAGKHSVTSYLMEDGQVEVMTAITPLYEQEEVIGTVVVEQTTNSILSLSNRLIEETISLSVIAFLFGGCILLLFAFRISARIRRLGNQAASAITPDGRILNTINRSSASDEIADLGRTLESMLSQLQQQIEHREQMADNLEHEMRTPLAGIAASVKNLRQEQLDTNPSDRIMEYIQWVERDVQRLEELLTSIREATTLKNALLLDSMELLDLGKAVSVWLEHGWRPAFSEVDILYQAPEHEVLVNGDPVRLRQALEKLVENAVSFHTPDTAIELQLEQHEDNNISLLVINQGPIIEPDMQQQIFHSMISSRTVKDKSPHLGLGLYIVRTVLDHHDGRVNVQNLADGRSGVVFTITLPCVPSNELTTE from the coding sequence ATGCGTTTCTCTCTGCGCCTAAAACTCGCTCTCCTTTCCCTTCTGCTCCTCCTTTTCCCTTTACTAGGGATGCGCCTGAACAACACCCTGAAGAACAGCCTGATCATCAGTCAGCAGGAGACTCTCAGTCTTACCGCCCAAGCGGTTTCAGCTGCATTAACCGACCGGAACGACCTCTTTGATAGAGAACAATTTCATGGCCTGAACCAAGACCGCGATCTCTATCTCTTTCAGCTCAGCAATACCATCAGGTTGGACGGCCAGCTCGATGATTGGCGCCCGGAACTTGCTGAAGCTGAAGAATTTGCCCGTGAGCACCTCATTAGCTCAGAAGGAAACTACGTCCTCAAATCCCTTAATTTTCGACATCTTGCTGGCAAGCAGGATAAATACCTTTATGCGCTCTTTGACGTCCAGGATGATCATGTCATTTATCGGAGCAAAAACTCGTTACGCCTTGATCGTTCCGATCATTTACAAATTATTATAGGTGATGATATAGGCCAAAGAAAGTATCTCATGACAGCCTACGAGCCAGGATGGGTTAATGGCTTTCTCATGCCCGATGTTCCGATCAAATTCCCTGTCAGCGAGCAGCGCATCCAAGGGGTTTGGAATCAGACCGACAGCGGCTATATCCTGGAAATACGTATTCATCTGGAGTTACTCGGCAACAAACTTGCCTTCACAATAGCTGATATCGATGATGTTGCATCCAGAGATATCAAAGCACTCATCGGCACCTCAAACTTAAAGGAAGACAAGGCACCGGGTCTGCTCTTGACGACCTCAACCCCCATTGAAGCAATACTGAAATCCCTTGATCGCCCGTATGCGCGTATTCGAATTGTTGATCGCAATCAAAGAGTAAGAGCTCAGGTCGGCAGCCTTCGCACCTCAGAAATACCCAACAAAGAACAGGCGGACAAACTCTCTGGTCGTATTAATGAGCTGATGCGTCCCCTTTATCGTTTTTTTATCAATCCCTTTTTAACGGAATTTAAAGACCAGGTCTCCCAGCCGACAGAGCTGGACTTGCAAGGGATCCGCGAAGGACTTGCTGGCAAGCATTCTGTTACCAGCTATTTAATGGAAGACGGGCAGGTGGAGGTCATGACCGCCATTACCCCATTATACGAACAGGAGGAGGTCATCGGTACCGTAGTTGTCGAGCAAACAACGAACTCCATTCTTTCTCTCAGCAACCGCTTAATTGAGGAAACCATTTCTCTCTCTGTTATCGCCTTTCTTTTTGGTGGCTGTATCCTGCTCCTTTTTGCCTTCCGCATCTCCGCACGAATTCGTCGACTGGGCAACCAAGCAGCTTCTGCAATTACTCCTGACGGACGGATCCTCAATACCATCAACAGGAGTTCGGCAAGTGATGAAATCGCTGATTTAGGTCGCACCCTAGAGTCCATGCTCAGCCAGCTCCAACAGCAGATTGAACACCGGGAGCAAATGGCTGATAACCTTGAACATGAAATGCGAACGCCCTTGGCTGGTATTGCTGCCTCAGTGAAAAATCTTCGTCAGGAACAACTTGATACGAACCCTTCAGATCGTATTATGGAGTATATTCAGTGGGTCGAGCGCGATGTCCAGAGACTGGAGGAGCTTCTCACATCAATTCGGGAAGCTACTACCTTGAAGAATGCCCTGTTGTTAGACAGTATGGAGTTGCTGGACCTCGGCAAAGCTGTATCAGTATGGCTTGAGCATGGTTGGCGACCTGCCTTCAGCGAGGTCGACATCCTCTATCAAGCGCCTGAACATGAGGTCTTGGTGAACGGTGATCCCGTACGATTACGTCAGGCTTTAGAGAAGCTTGTTGAAAATGCTGTATCTTTCCATACTCCGGACACAGCGATTGAACTTCAGCTTGAGCAACATGAAGACAACAATATATCCCTGCTCGTTATCAATCAAGGACCGATTATTGAGCCGGATATGCAGCAACAAATCTTTCACTCTATGATTTCCAGTCGAACCGTCAAAGACAAATCACCCCATCTGGGCCTTGGATTATATATTGTTCGTACAGTGCTGGATCATCATGATGGGCGAGTAAATGTGCAGAACCTTGCTGATGGGAGATCCGGTGTGGTTTTTACGATTACGTTACCCTGCGTTCCGAGTAACGAGCTCACTACAGAATAA
- a CDS encoding CAP domain-containing protein — protein MNKKTITLLSGFLLTSCVTSPTTNSFTTEKASPTLMDTEAALNTSITQKKSTINPVTMVAAHNQWRTKTGVPALKWSNDLAVSAQQWAGQLTQDGCKMKHSTGPNGENIYWAGGAQQSDGTSSMQEIIEQNVVDAWGNEVKDYDYASNSCHGVCGHYTQVVWKSTTEVGCGMAACSNKAQIWVCQYSPRGNMVGQKPY, from the coding sequence ATGAATAAAAAAACCATAACATTACTTTCAGGATTCCTGCTCACATCCTGCGTAACGAGCCCAACGACCAACTCTTTTACAACAGAAAAAGCTTCCCCTACCTTGATGGATACCGAGGCAGCCCTGAACACCTCTATTACCCAAAAAAAATCCACCATTAATCCGGTGACCATGGTTGCTGCCCATAATCAATGGCGCACCAAGACCGGCGTACCTGCCCTCAAGTGGTCGAACGATTTAGCCGTCAGTGCCCAACAATGGGCTGGCCAGTTGACCCAGGATGGTTGCAAAATGAAGCACAGCACAGGTCCTAACGGAGAAAATATTTATTGGGCAGGAGGAGCACAACAATCTGACGGCACTTCGTCAATGCAGGAGATAATCGAGCAGAACGTGGTTGATGCTTGGGGTAATGAAGTGAAAGATTATGATTATGCAAGCAACAGCTGTCACGGTGTCTGCGGACATTACACCCAGGTTGTCTGGAAAAGTACGACTGAGGTCGGATGCGGTATGGCTGCCTGCTCAAATAAAGCACAGATCTGGGTATGCCAGTACTCTCCTCGAGGAAACATGGTCGGTCAGAAGCCTTATTAA
- a CDS encoding response regulator, whose amino-acid sequence MTYRIALVEDDSRLQANYAQALQREGYDVATYSSKPEAMSAFARSLPDLAILDVMLGEEMAGGFDLCQHLRSLSPVIPIIFLTARNSDLDRVSGLRLGAWDYLTKDTTTLDFLPARISALFRTVEVLRSNTTENKIIQHKDLQIDEDRKEVYWKSHPISLTLTEFWILVCLARRPGHVKNHEQLMEAASVIVTNNAIAAHIRRIRDKFQDVDPDFKAIRSEYGMGYRWQP is encoded by the coding sequence ATGACCTATCGAATCGCTCTTGTTGAAGATGATTCCAGACTGCAGGCTAATTATGCTCAGGCCCTCCAGCGCGAAGGCTATGACGTTGCCACCTACAGCAGCAAGCCCGAAGCCATGTCCGCCTTTGCCCGTTCTCTACCTGATCTTGCCATCTTAGATGTCATGCTCGGAGAGGAAATGGCTGGTGGCTTTGATCTCTGCCAACACCTTCGCTCTTTATCCCCTGTTATTCCGATTATTTTCCTCACAGCTCGCAATTCGGACCTAGATCGGGTTTCCGGCCTGCGCCTGGGTGCCTGGGACTACCTGACCAAGGATACAACAACCCTGGACTTTCTCCCTGCCAGAATATCTGCTCTGTTTCGAACCGTTGAGGTCTTACGCAGCAATACAACGGAAAACAAGATTATCCAGCATAAGGATTTGCAGATTGATGAAGATCGGAAGGAAGTATACTGGAAGAGCCATCCGATCAGCCTAACCCTGACTGAATTCTGGATACTGGTCTGTCTCGCCAGGCGGCCAGGGCATGTCAAAAATCACGAGCAGTTGATGGAGGCGGCCAGCGTCATTGTCACCAATAATGCGATTGCTGCGCATATCCGAAGAATCCGAGATAAATTTCAAGATGTTGATCCCGATTTCAAGGCTATTCGTTCCGAATATGGCATGGGATATCGCTGGCAGCCATAA
- a CDS encoding marine proteobacterial sortase target protein yields MTPEEEKRAVSAPYMDPGYLMVTIYTLGVAMLVLLGWFGNAGAVPGGESRPGEAVRQERQEMSAPELEPELTPDAVQQGELLLPGAEPGKYRPAPMLSMDVDIRVSGIVARASVKQRFTNDSDEWVEALYVFPLPDESAVDHLEMRINDRLIIGKIQKKEEARQTYETAKKEGKKASLLSQLRPNMFTTAVANIGPKETIVIQIEYQQVVQRQDRVYSLRFPMVVGPRYTPGASAHIFAESGRGEGGEDGYTMSAHGLTGTSMGAATSGVHFPALEALSVVGPDEEPVNPVTLHVNLAAGMEISRIASLYHGIASKKNEDSSLDIQFTGEVTADRDFVLEWEPERSQTPMATLFSEQRGDERYMLLMVMPPEQEQQEPLAREVVFILDTSGSMGGESIRQAKTALLMAVERMRPQDRFNVIEFNSRARALFRDSKAGSRENVEQAVAFIDQLEADGGTEIRKALELALDGKQKHERIRQVVFLTDGSVSNEEELFTLIHNQLGDSRLFTVGIGSAPNSYFMTRAATLGRGSYTFIGKLEEVREKMTSLFAMLEQPAVTNLQLSGADGFEILPAPLPDLYQGEPLTVVMKGRGRADKLLLAGMQGGLKPWRAAIDTIAFAERPGIAVLWARKKIKILMDSLASGADAQQVEQKVTELALTNHLVSRYTSLVAVEEKISRPGDSDGSNDPDDPNTSLQKQKVKTNLPVGWVHDKVFAGGANTATSAPLFFLIGLFLLSLSAFLFWMQWRRQ; encoded by the coding sequence ATGACACCGGAAGAAGAAAAAAGAGCTGTATCAGCCCCGTATATGGATCCCGGTTATTTGATGGTAACAATCTATACCCTTGGTGTGGCGATGCTCGTCCTGCTCGGGTGGTTCGGCAATGCCGGTGCTGTGCCCGGCGGAGAAAGCAGGCCGGGCGAAGCTGTTCGACAAGAAAGGCAGGAAATGTCAGCACCTGAGTTGGAACCTGAGTTAACACCTGATGCGGTGCAACAGGGTGAGCTGCTCCTGCCCGGAGCGGAGCCGGGAAAATATCGTCCAGCCCCCATGCTCTCTATGGATGTTGATATCAGGGTGAGCGGTATAGTTGCACGGGCCTCGGTCAAGCAGCGGTTTACCAATGACTCTGACGAGTGGGTTGAAGCCTTATACGTCTTCCCCCTTCCTGACGAGAGTGCTGTTGATCACCTGGAGATGCGGATTAACGACCGTCTTATTATCGGAAAAATTCAGAAAAAAGAAGAGGCTCGCCAAACCTATGAGACGGCGAAGAAGGAGGGAAAGAAAGCCTCGCTGCTCTCGCAATTGCGTCCCAATATGTTCACCACGGCGGTCGCTAATATCGGCCCCAAAGAAACCATCGTTATTCAGATTGAATATCAGCAGGTGGTGCAGCGGCAGGACAGGGTGTACTCGTTGCGCTTTCCCATGGTTGTTGGCCCGCGATATACTCCAGGAGCCTCAGCTCATATTTTTGCCGAAAGCGGAAGAGGGGAGGGCGGAGAAGATGGATATACCATGAGTGCACATGGACTAACGGGAACATCGATGGGGGCAGCGACAAGCGGTGTTCACTTTCCTGCATTGGAAGCACTCTCCGTTGTCGGGCCGGATGAGGAACCGGTTAATCCGGTAACTCTTCATGTGAACCTTGCCGCTGGCATGGAAATATCTCGGATTGCCAGCCTCTATCATGGTATCGCAAGTAAGAAAAATGAGGATAGCAGCCTGGATATTCAGTTTACCGGAGAGGTAACAGCGGACCGTGATTTTGTTCTGGAATGGGAGCCGGAAAGATCGCAAACTCCAATGGCTACCCTGTTCAGCGAGCAGCGGGGAGATGAACGCTATATGCTGCTCATGGTCATGCCGCCGGAACAGGAGCAACAGGAACCCCTTGCCCGTGAGGTCGTTTTCATCCTTGATACGTCCGGGTCAATGGGCGGCGAATCCATCAGGCAGGCCAAAACAGCCTTGCTCATGGCCGTGGAGCGCATGCGTCCGCAGGATCGATTCAATGTGATTGAATTTAACAGCCGGGCAAGAGCGTTGTTTCGCGACAGCAAGGCGGGCAGCCGGGAAAACGTAGAGCAGGCAGTGGCCTTTATTGATCAGCTTGAGGCTGACGGTGGTACTGAGATTAGAAAGGCCCTGGAATTGGCCCTAGACGGCAAGCAGAAACACGAACGGATTCGACAGGTTGTTTTTTTGACAGACGGTTCTGTCAGCAATGAAGAAGAACTCTTCACCTTGATCCATAATCAGCTCGGAGATTCCCGTTTGTTCACTGTGGGGATCGGCTCGGCCCCGAATAGCTATTTCATGACCAGGGCCGCAACTCTGGGGAGAGGGAGTTATACTTTTATCGGCAAACTGGAAGAAGTGCGGGAGAAAATGACCAGCCTGTTTGCCATGCTTGAGCAGCCTGCTGTCACCAATCTTCAGCTGAGCGGAGCTGACGGCTTTGAAATTCTTCCTGCTCCGCTCCCGGATCTCTATCAGGGAGAGCCCCTGACCGTGGTTATGAAGGGGCGGGGGAGGGCGGATAAACTGCTTCTTGCCGGGATGCAGGGCGGGTTAAAACCTTGGCGGGCAGCAATCGATACCATCGCCTTTGCTGAGAGACCGGGAATTGCCGTGCTCTGGGCAAGGAAGAAAATCAAAATTCTGATGGACAGCCTTGCCTCCGGAGCGGATGCACAACAGGTCGAACAGAAAGTGACAGAACTGGCGTTGACCAATCATCTTGTCAGTCGTTATACCAGCTTGGTGGCTGTGGAAGAAAAGATATCACGGCCCGGTGATTCTGATGGTTCCAACGATCCTGATGATCCGAATACGTCATTGCAGAAGCAGAAGGTAAAAACCAATCTACCAGTTGGCTGGGTGCATGATAAGGTTTTTGCGGGAGGAGCAAATACCGCCACCTCGGCACCTCTGTTCTTCTTGATTGGCTTGTTTTTGCTGTCGTTATCCGCCTTTCTTTTCTGGATGCAATGGAGGAGACAATGA